The following coding sequences lie in one Enterococcus sp. 9E7_DIV0242 genomic window:
- a CDS encoding coiled-coil domain-containing protein, with translation MVCSMVLTAVSLPVTVNATDYDTQIKEQDQKIDELKSKEAEAEAELAKIEAELETTADKIEELSETKEVLTEEIKALYNEISDLNVRIQKRDVQMQKQARDVQVSGNGTSYLEVLLNSESISDALTKVQGLTTLVNANNDLLEQQTDDKTTVEEKTKVVEGQISALEKAEDDLKEKQDSLDTLKIQQEIAKNDLEAQRATEEGKKSEYISQKEAAEKKLADEQAAQKKKQEEAERIAQEILAANKTTNAIEEDGRTTTIVTPEQSPSTGGSNGMDVSIPESAGEVSSAKQAAISAALADVGNSYPTGWGAQGECLVSVRRWLNAGGINFAVGGPHSGYSASGATQVSLSEIKPGDVIQYENIYTPEGWIGGVHTVLIVGVSNGTLHIVEANNPGGSGYVSTTKGWTPAPPANFRAVVWRFPG, from the coding sequence ATGGTTTGCTCGATGGTACTGACAGCAGTAAGCTTACCAGTGACTGTGAATGCAACGGATTACGATACTCAAATTAAAGAGCAGGATCAGAAAATCGATGAATTAAAATCAAAAGAAGCGGAAGCAGAAGCTGAATTAGCGAAAATCGAAGCGGAATTGGAAACAACTGCCGATAAGATCGAAGAGTTATCCGAAACAAAAGAAGTTTTAACAGAAGAAATCAAAGCTCTTTATAATGAAATATCCGATTTGAATGTTCGGATTCAAAAAAGAGATGTTCAGATGCAGAAACAGGCACGAGATGTTCAGGTGAGTGGGAATGGGACGAGCTATCTTGAAGTGTTGTTGAATTCTGAGTCTATTTCTGATGCCCTGACAAAAGTACAGGGACTTACAACTTTGGTGAATGCGAACAACGATTTGTTGGAGCAGCAAACAGACGATAAAACAACAGTAGAAGAAAAGACGAAGGTTGTTGAAGGTCAGATTTCAGCTTTGGAAAAAGCAGAAGATGACTTGAAGGAAAAGCAAGATTCTTTAGATACATTGAAGATTCAGCAAGAAATTGCTAAAAATGATTTAGAGGCACAGCGTGCAACAGAAGAAGGCAAGAAATCTGAATATATCTCACAAAAAGAAGCGGCTGAGAAGAAGTTAGCAGATGAACAAGCGGCGCAAAAGAAAAAACAAGAAGAAGCAGAACGAATTGCCCAAGAAATATTAGCCGCAAACAAAACAACAAACGCTATCGAAGAGGATGGAAGAACAACGACAATCGTTACGCCTGAACAGTCCCCTTCTACAGGCGGCAGTAATGGGATGGATGTTTCTATACCTGAGAGTGCAGGCGAGGTTTCTTCTGCTAAGCAAGCAGCAATCAGTGCAGCCTTGGCTGATGTAGGAAATAGCTATCCGACTGGATGGGGCGCACAGGGAGAATGTTTGGTTTCCGTTCGTCGTTGGCTGAATGCGGGCGGCATCAATTTTGCTGTGGGCGGACCTCATAGTGGTTATTCAGCTTCTGGAGCAACTCAGGTCTCATTATCTGAGATAAAACCAGGAGATGTTATTCAGTATGAAAATATCTATACTCCGGAAGGCTGGATTGGCGGCGTTCATACAGTATTGATCGTTGGTGTCAGCAATGGGACACTGCACATTGTAGAAGCGAATAATCCAGGAGGATCTGGTTATGTCTCTACAACAAAAGGATGGACTCCGGCACCACCGGCTAATTTCAGAGCAGTGGTTTGGCGTTTCCCAGGCTAG
- the mreC gene encoding rod shape-determining protein MreC, translating into MKKFNPNKNIIITLILVIIVVIVISLTAAQRAGGKNNIVQSAVNDGVGLIDKMISAPAKAVAGSLGSLTDLFNTYDENQRLKTKIDSYNELAIQNDNYKKEIEELKGELALNETLTDYEKVTANVVSRSPDTWQDIMIVDKGSADGIEVNMAVLAQKGLIGRVIEVNTLSSKVELLTSKNQNSNHFPIRISSEAGDSYGLLKEFNDKEQALVATQLTGDAEITVGSVVQTSGLGGNSPANLPIGTVEKVEPDQYGLDREVYVKPYASLYGNGISVVTIIQRSAGGNE; encoded by the coding sequence GTGAAAAAATTCAACCCAAATAAAAATATAATCATTACTTTAATATTAGTAATTATCGTTGTTATTGTGATTAGTCTAACTGCCGCTCAGCGAGCAGGAGGGAAGAACAATATTGTTCAGTCTGCCGTAAATGATGGTGTAGGCCTTATCGATAAGATGATCTCAGCACCTGCAAAAGCAGTTGCGGGAAGTCTGGGTTCATTAACAGATTTATTTAATACATATGATGAAAACCAGCGCTTGAAAACCAAAATCGACAGTTATAATGAGTTGGCGATTCAAAATGATAATTACAAGAAAGAAATTGAAGAATTAAAAGGCGAACTAGCCTTAAATGAAACCTTGACAGACTATGAAAAGGTAACAGCCAATGTTGTGAGTCGTTCACCGGATACATGGCAAGATATCATGATTGTTGATAAGGGCAGTGCAGATGGTATTGAAGTAAACATGGCCGTTCTGGCACAAAAAGGTCTGATTGGTCGTGTAATTGAAGTGAATACCTTGTCGTCGAAGGTCGAATTACTTACGTCAAAAAATCAAAATTCCAATCATTTTCCAATACGTATCAGTTCGGAAGCAGGGGATTCCTACGGATTGTTGAAGGAATTTAATGATAAAGAACAGGCCTTGGTCGCAACACAGCTAACTGGTGATGCTGAAATCACTGTAGGTTCTGTTGTACAGACATCTGGATTAGGTGGCAATTCACCCGCTAATCTTCCGATAGGAACAGTCGAAAAGGTAGAGCCAGATCAATATGGCTTGGATCGTGAAGTGTATGTTAAGCCTTATGCAAGCCTATATGGTAACGGGATTTCTGTTGTGACAATTATTCAAAGATCGGCAGGGGGAAATGAATGA
- the def gene encoding peptide deformylase, protein MITMKDIIREGHPTLRQVAKEVTFPLSEENIELGKDMMTFLKNSQDPEKAAELELRGGVGLAAPQLDISKRIIAVHVPSSDLEKPDPEFSAVMYNPKIISHSVQDACLAEGEGCLSVDREVPGYVVRHNKITLSYFDAEGEKHKKRLKNYEAIVVQHEIDHLNGVMFYDHINAENPFALKDGVLVIE, encoded by the coding sequence GTGATTACAATGAAAGATATTATCCGAGAAGGACACCCTACATTGCGTCAGGTTGCAAAAGAGGTGACTTTCCCATTATCTGAGGAAAATATTGAATTAGGAAAAGATATGATGACGTTTCTAAAAAACAGTCAGGACCCTGAAAAGGCAGCCGAACTAGAATTAAGAGGGGGTGTCGGACTGGCAGCCCCACAGTTGGACATATCCAAACGAATCATCGCTGTTCACGTACCGAGCAGTGATCTGGAAAAGCCCGATCCTGAGTTTAGTGCCGTGATGTATAATCCTAAAATCATTAGTCACTCTGTCCAAGATGCCTGTCTTGCAGAAGGCGAGGGGTGCTTGTCTGTCGACCGCGAGGTACCTGGGTATGTCGTTCGTCATAACAAAATCACCCTTTCCTATTTCGATGCCGAGGGCGAAAAACACAAGAAACGCTTAAAAAACTATGAAGCGATTGTTGTACAGCATGAAATCGACCATTTGAACGGTGTGATGTTCTATGATCATATCAATGCAGAAAATCCTTTTGCATTGAAGGATGGCGTATTGGTGATCGAATAA
- the mreD gene encoding rod shape-determining protein MreD, which yields MIPKEKVKYFAPALLFLLLLIDGQLSMGAENLLDNAYYPSAHLLLLVYLLLIPNLSKSYVIISALVIGLICDSYYLGVLGIYTVALVSTVVLMYTFQGIVETNIPTAFFGMVIFVTSYELIAVALQVIFHLSKVGPIIFVTRVLGPTLLFNMLIFVLFFYPLKRLFSTK from the coding sequence ATGATTCCAAAGGAAAAAGTAAAATACTTTGCACCTGCCCTGCTCTTTCTCTTGTTGTTGATTGATGGTCAGTTATCAATGGGAGCAGAAAATTTATTGGATAATGCATACTATCCGAGTGCCCATCTTTTACTTTTAGTCTATTTGTTGCTGATTCCAAATTTATCCAAAAGTTATGTTATTATTAGCGCTCTTGTTATTGGATTGATTTGTGATAGTTACTATTTAGGTGTATTGGGTATTTATACAGTCGCTCTGGTTAGTACGGTAGTATTGATGTATACATTTCAAGGGATCGTAGAGACAAATATCCCTACTGCTTTTTTCGGAATGGTCATATTTGTTACCAGTTATGAGTTGATTGCTGTTGCGTTACAGGTGATTTTCCACTTATCCAAAGTTGGACCAATCATATTCGTAACACGTGTGTTGGGACCGACACTGCTGTTTAACATGTTAATATTTGTGTTATTTTTCTATCCACTGAAGAGACTTTTTTCTACAAAATAG
- the pnp gene encoding polyribonucleotide nucleotidyltransferase, which translates to MSEKQVFKTTWGGRPLQVEIGQMAKQANGAVLVRYGDTVVLSAAVASKDARDFDFFPLTVNYEEKMYAVGKIPGGFIKREGRPSERATLTARLIDRPIRPMFAEGFRNEVQITNVVMSVEQDCTPEMAAMFGSSLALAISDIPFAGPIAGVNVGRVDGEYVLNPTTEQAEKTDIELTVAGTKKAINMVESGAKEVSEEDMLGALLFGFDAIKELVAFQEEIVAAVGKPKMEVKLLQVDADLKKEIFAAYYGTMKEAVMTEEKLAREDNIEAVKDQVKEVYAEKFAESEDLDQIKKEVKQIAEDLEKDVVRELITIDKIRPDGRKLDEIRPLASEVGVLPRVHGSGLFTRGQTQALSICTLAPLGEHQIIDGLGLEDSKRFIHHYNFPQFSVGSTGRAGSPGRREIGHGALGERAMAQVIPSEADFPYTIRVVSEVLESNGSSSQASICAGILALMDAGVPIKAPVAGIAMGLVSDGENYTILTDIQGLEDHLGDMDFKVAGTKDGITALQMDIKIQGITEQILTEALTQAKKARMEILAELTSTLSAPREELSQYAPKIEMIQIKPAKIKDVIGKGGETINGIIDETGVKIDIDQEGNVSIASADAEMIQKAIKIIEELTKEVEVGQVYLGKVVRIEKFGAFVNLIKGKDGLVHISQLANERVNNVEDVVKLGDEILVKVTEIDKQGRVNISRKAMLNEENKEK; encoded by the coding sequence ATGTCAGAGAAACAAGTATTTAAAACCACTTGGGGCGGACGCCCTCTGCAAGTTGAAATTGGTCAAATGGCAAAGCAGGCAAATGGTGCAGTATTGGTTCGTTATGGCGATACCGTTGTACTGAGTGCAGCTGTTGCTTCTAAAGATGCAAGAGATTTTGATTTCTTTCCACTAACAGTGAACTACGAAGAAAAAATGTACGCTGTCGGTAAAATCCCAGGAGGATTTATCAAACGTGAAGGACGTCCAAGTGAACGTGCGACATTAACGGCTCGTCTGATCGACCGCCCGATTCGTCCCATGTTTGCGGAAGGGTTCCGTAATGAAGTACAGATTACCAACGTTGTAATGAGTGTGGAACAGGATTGTACGCCTGAAATGGCAGCGATGTTTGGTTCTTCATTAGCGTTGGCAATTTCAGATATCCCATTTGCAGGACCGATCGCTGGTGTAAACGTTGGTCGTGTAGACGGCGAATACGTATTGAATCCAACGACTGAGCAGGCAGAAAAAACGGACATTGAATTAACCGTTGCCGGTACAAAAAAAGCAATCAACATGGTTGAAAGTGGCGCAAAAGAAGTTTCTGAAGAAGATATGTTGGGCGCATTACTATTCGGGTTTGATGCAATCAAAGAACTTGTTGCTTTCCAAGAGGAAATTGTAGCAGCTGTTGGTAAACCTAAGATGGAAGTAAAACTTCTACAAGTGGATGCTGACCTGAAAAAAGAAATTTTTGCGGCATATTATGGCACAATGAAAGAAGCTGTAATGACAGAAGAGAAGCTTGCTCGTGAGGACAATATCGAGGCTGTCAAAGATCAAGTAAAAGAAGTTTATGCTGAAAAATTTGCTGAGTCAGAAGACTTGGATCAAATCAAAAAAGAAGTAAAACAAATTGCAGAAGATCTTGAAAAAGATGTTGTGCGCGAGCTGATCACGATCGATAAAATTCGTCCTGATGGTCGTAAACTGGATGAAATCCGTCCACTTGCATCAGAAGTAGGTGTCCTACCTCGTGTGCATGGTTCCGGTCTGTTTACTCGTGGACAAACTCAAGCCTTGTCTATTTGTACATTGGCGCCATTAGGTGAACACCAAATCATTGATGGTCTGGGTCTGGAAGATAGCAAACGATTTATCCACCATTATAATTTCCCACAATTCTCTGTTGGTTCAACAGGACGTGCCGGATCACCAGGTCGTCGTGAAATCGGACATGGTGCATTAGGAGAGCGTGCGATGGCGCAGGTTATTCCGAGTGAAGCAGATTTCCCTTACACAATCCGTGTTGTTTCTGAAGTATTAGAATCAAATGGCTCTTCTTCACAGGCAAGCATCTGTGCCGGTATCCTGGCATTAATGGATGCAGGTGTGCCGATTAAAGCACCTGTTGCCGGTATTGCAATGGGCTTGGTCAGCGATGGTGAAAACTACACAATCTTGACAGATATTCAAGGGTTGGAAGATCATTTAGGCGACATGGACTTCAAAGTTGCTGGTACAAAAGATGGTATCACTGCATTGCAAATGGATATCAAGATTCAAGGGATTACCGAACAAATCTTAACTGAGGCATTGACTCAAGCGAAGAAAGCCCGCATGGAAATCCTTGCAGAGCTTACATCAACATTGAGCGCACCTCGTGAAGAGCTTAGCCAGTACGCACCGAAGATCGAAATGATTCAAATCAAACCTGCCAAGATCAAAGATGTTATTGGTAAAGGCGGCGAAACAATCAACGGAATCATCGATGAAACAGGCGTGAAAATCGACATCGATCAAGAAGGAAATGTAAGTATTGCTTCTGCCGATGCTGAGATGATTCAAAAAGCAATCAAGATCATTGAAGAGTTGACAAAAGAAGTGGAAGTTGGTCAAGTCTACTTAGGGAAAGTTGTTCGAATCGAAAAATTCGGCGCGTTTGTTAACCTGATCAAAGGCAAAGATGGCTTGGTTCATATTTCTCAGCTTGCTAATGAGCGTGTAAACAATGTGGAAGATGTTGTGAAGCTTGGTGATGAAATACTTGTGAAAGTAACAGAAATCGATAAACAAGGCCGTGTCAATATCTCAAGAAAAGCGATGTTGAACGAAGAAAACAAAGAAAAATAA
- a CDS encoding VanZ family protein translates to MKGLLKNSNLYLVIAFIIMGILFYSSSQTYEEQSQIDLLRRLLVDEPFKDRLSGVSFVYASQEVSIQASGYFSFIEFFIRKGAHFGTYFLLAGSWFLGLKPRINQLGLTAVVSWLAATGYAALDELHQMFTGGRSPLFQDIALDSIGALTAVVLCLLIVGLKSRKK, encoded by the coding sequence ATGAAAGGTTTACTAAAAAACAGCAATTTATATTTAGTCATAGCATTTATTATCATGGGAATTCTATTTTATAGCTCTTCACAGACCTATGAAGAACAGTCTCAAATCGATTTATTACGGCGTTTATTAGTGGATGAGCCATTTAAGGATCGTTTAAGTGGGGTCTCGTTTGTCTATGCTTCTCAGGAAGTAAGTATTCAGGCAAGTGGCTATTTTAGCTTCATCGAATTTTTTATTCGTAAGGGTGCTCACTTCGGTACCTACTTTCTTTTAGCAGGAAGTTGGTTTCTGGGGTTGAAGCCGCGTATCAATCAATTGGGGCTGACAGCGGTGGTTTCATGGCTGGCGGCTACGGGATATGCTGCGCTGGATGAGCTGCATCAGATGTTTACAGGTGGACGCTCACCTTTGTTTCAAGACATTGCGCTAGATTCGATTGGTGCATTGACAGCGGTAGTGTTATGTTTGTTGATTGTTGGCTTGAAAAGCCGGAAAAAGTAA
- a CDS encoding YebC/PmpR family DNA-binding transcriptional regulator codes for MAGHSKWKNIQGRKNAQDAKRGKIFQKLSREIYMAAKAGGTDAATNPSLRMVIDKAKAANMPNDNIDRALKKASSSGDNEHYDEITYEGYGPGGSAILVYALTDNRNRTGTNVRTAFNRNGGTLGESGSVSYMFDRKGYFVIERAGLAVDEDTLLEQVLEAGAEDLETSEEVFEIYTAPEDFADVRDQLQEQGYTFAQAELTMLPQTLVTLTDEQNEKLQGLIDKLEDDDDVSEVFTSADL; via the coding sequence ATGGCTGGACATAGTAAGTGGAAAAATATTCAAGGGCGAAAAAATGCACAAGATGCGAAAAGAGGCAAAATATTTCAGAAGCTTTCCAGAGAAATATACATGGCTGCGAAGGCTGGTGGAACGGATGCAGCAACGAATCCCTCGTTACGTATGGTCATTGATAAGGCGAAGGCAGCGAATATGCCAAACGACAATATTGATCGTGCGTTGAAAAAAGCGAGCAGTTCAGGTGATAATGAGCATTATGATGAAATCACTTATGAAGGATATGGTCCCGGTGGTTCAGCGATTCTTGTATACGCATTGACAGATAACCGGAATCGGACGGGGACGAATGTTCGGACGGCGTTCAATAGAAACGGCGGCACGTTAGGAGAAAGCGGCTCAGTCAGCTATATGTTTGACCGTAAGGGCTATTTTGTTATTGAAAGAGCAGGACTCGCGGTGGATGAGGATACGCTGTTGGAGCAAGTACTTGAAGCCGGAGCTGAGGATTTGGAAACTTCGGAGGAGGTATTTGAGATTTATACGGCTCCTGAAGATTTTGCGGATGTTAGAGATCAACTGCAGGAGCAGGGATATACATTTGCTCAAGCGGAGCTGACGATGCTTCCTCAAACACTTGTGACATTAACGGATGAACAGAACGAAAAGCTGCAGGGCTTGATCGATAAGCTAGAGGATGACGACGATGTTTCTGAGGTATTCACTTCGGCTGATTTGTAA
- a CDS encoding M3 family oligoendopeptidase: MSYSLIWDLDSIFSGGSSSPALKNRMEKLKEETDQYQTSIRSWKPTESGMEEPLKEIIALQSTLTNGFSQCSSYINALLAANTNDSAAKVLLGSLNDLYPGLQLGDTLLKKKLTEIQPEQWQKLTHQQAFQPIAFRLNELRKEGQRLLSEKEENIINTLSLNGLIAWSGHYDTIVSTLSIPHTEKDGTVVQLSAGQAFNRMTSDPDAAVRQELFDKWEAAWTEKAPILADTLNHLDGFRLSEYQLHGMDDFLENPLTYNRMSEKTLQTMWQVITKNKQHFIDYLTRKAQLFGKEKMDWQDQDAPVILGELEEKTFSFDEAASFILKNFEKFSPKMEQFAKEVFEKSWIEAEDRPGKRPGGYCTELPETQESRIFMTFGGSINEVATLAHELGHAFHSSVMWDLPTLNRDYAMNVAETASTFAELIVADASLKTAKTTEEKINLLDAKLQNANAMFMNIHARFIFETNYYQARKEGLLTEEQITELMLSAQKESYQESLNQYHPHFWASKLHFFIDDVPFYNFPYTFGYLFSMGIYAIAQQSGADFEDKYIDLLRDTASMTSEELAQKHLQIDLTKPDFWQHAVDLVIADINEFLALTENYK, from the coding sequence ATGAGTTATTCCCTTATTTGGGATTTAGACAGTATCTTTTCCGGAGGCAGCTCCTCACCAGCGTTAAAAAATCGCATGGAAAAGCTAAAGGAAGAAACCGACCAGTATCAAACAAGCATACGTAGTTGGAAACCAACCGAGTCTGGAATGGAAGAGCCGCTAAAAGAAATCATCGCCTTACAAAGTACGCTAACGAACGGTTTTAGTCAATGTAGCAGTTATATCAATGCCTTGTTGGCTGCCAATACAAATGACAGCGCAGCAAAAGTATTACTAGGCTCTCTCAACGATCTGTACCCCGGCCTACAGCTGGGCGATACGTTACTAAAAAAGAAATTAACCGAAATCCAGCCGGAGCAATGGCAGAAGCTCACCCATCAACAAGCATTTCAACCCATCGCCTTTCGACTAAATGAACTACGTAAAGAAGGACAACGCCTACTCTCAGAAAAAGAGGAGAATATTATCAACACGCTTTCTCTAAATGGATTGATTGCTTGGAGCGGTCATTATGACACCATCGTATCTACTCTTTCGATTCCACATACTGAAAAAGACGGTACGGTCGTTCAGCTGTCAGCAGGACAAGCGTTCAATCGAATGACCAGCGATCCTGATGCAGCTGTTCGCCAAGAATTATTTGATAAATGGGAAGCAGCTTGGACTGAAAAAGCCCCAATACTAGCAGATACACTTAACCATTTAGATGGCTTTCGCCTCAGTGAATATCAGCTTCACGGAATGGATGATTTTCTGGAAAATCCATTGACCTATAACCGTATGAGTGAAAAAACCTTACAAACCATGTGGCAGGTCATTACTAAAAATAAACAGCATTTTATCGATTACTTAACTCGAAAAGCCCAGCTATTCGGAAAAGAAAAAATGGATTGGCAGGATCAGGATGCTCCTGTGATCTTGGGCGAGCTAGAGGAAAAGACCTTCTCCTTTGACGAAGCGGCATCATTCATTTTGAAAAACTTCGAAAAATTCAGCCCAAAGATGGAACAGTTCGCAAAAGAAGTCTTTGAAAAAAGCTGGATAGAAGCAGAAGATCGCCCTGGGAAACGCCCTGGCGGCTACTGTACTGAATTACCGGAAACTCAGGAATCCCGTATCTTCATGACTTTCGGGGGCTCCATAAATGAAGTGGCTACTCTAGCTCATGAGCTTGGCCATGCCTTTCACAGCAGTGTGATGTGGGATCTACCTACATTGAATCGTGATTACGCAATGAATGTCGCAGAAACAGCCAGCACTTTCGCTGAATTAATCGTTGCAGACGCTTCCTTGAAGACAGCAAAAACGACTGAAGAAAAAATCAACCTACTGGATGCCAAGCTGCAAAATGCTAACGCTATGTTTATGAATATCCATGCCCGGTTTATCTTTGAAACAAACTACTATCAAGCGAGAAAAGAAGGGCTATTGACTGAAGAACAGATAACTGAGTTGATGCTCTCTGCTCAAAAGGAAAGCTATCAGGAATCCCTGAATCAATACCATCCGCATTTCTGGGCAAGCAAGCTGCATTTCTTTATTGATGATGTGCCGTTCTATAACTTCCCATATACCTTTGGCTATCTATTCAGTATGGGTATCTATGCCATCGCTCAACAAAGCGGAGCTGATTTTGAAGATAAATACATTGATTTGTTGCGTGATACAGCTTCCATGACTTCGGAAGAATTAGCGCAAAAGCACTTGCAGATTGATTTGACCAAACCAGACTTCTGGCAGCATGCAGTTGATCTAGTCATCGCAGATATCAATGAATTCTTAGCATTAACTGAAAATTATAAATAG
- the rpsO gene encoding 30S ribosomal protein S15, protein MAMSKEQKNQIISEYARHEGDTGSPEVQIAVLTADINHLNEHARVHKKDHHSYRGLMKKIGHRRNLLAYLRKTDIQRYRELIQRLGLRR, encoded by the coding sequence ATGGCAATGTCAAAAGAACAAAAAAACCAAATCATTAGCGAATATGCTCGTCACGAAGGAGATACTGGTTCGCCAGAAGTACAGATCGCTGTATTAACTGCTGATATCAATCACCTGAACGAACATGCACGCGTTCACAAAAAAGATCACCATTCTTACCGTGGACTAATGAAAAAAATCGGTCATCGCCGTAACTTGTTAGCTTACTTACGTAAAACTGACATCCAACGTTACCGTGAACTGATCCAACGCTTAGGTTTGCGTCGTTAA
- a CDS encoding sigma-70 family RNA polymerase sigma factor — MKNVLVEKAIAGSREALEVLLKEHYQQLYKTAFLYVKNEADALDIVQDAVIKIMKKIDTLQFPEYFTTWAVRVVIFTSLDHLKKTSFMEEVDEQVCDPEKGLSKEEHLDIYEGIRRLPQHLQEVTILHYFYGRKVKEISAVLDEPLGTTKYKLHEARAKLKGYLEEGAQ; from the coding sequence ATGAAGAATGTGCTGGTTGAAAAAGCAATTGCCGGAAGTCGTGAGGCATTAGAGGTACTTTTAAAGGAACATTATCAGCAATTATACAAAACGGCATTTCTCTATGTAAAGAATGAAGCGGATGCACTGGATATTGTGCAGGACGCGGTGATTAAAATCATGAAGAAAATAGATACCCTTCAATTCCCTGAGTATTTCACGACTTGGGCAGTGCGTGTTGTGATTTTTACGTCTCTGGATCATTTGAAAAAAACTTCGTTTATGGAAGAAGTGGACGAGCAGGTTTGTGATCCTGAAAAAGGGCTATCAAAGGAAGAGCATTTGGACATTTATGAAGGAATACGAAGGTTGCCTCAGCATCTGCAGGAGGTAACGATTCTTCATTATTTCTATGGCAGAAAAGTGAAAGAGATCAGTGCAGTTCTGGATGAGCCCTTGGGAACAACGAAATATAAGCTGCATGAGGCGAGAGCGAAATTAAAAGGCTATCTTGAGGAGGGAGCGCAATGA
- a CDS encoding PcsB-like coiled-coil domain-containing protein, with the protein MKKSVIPMLMLSTLVLSTIGPSTTVFADDVDSNIQQQDQKISGLKSQEATVQTQIASLQNEIAAIAVQSDELQGQQTELREQTATLETEIADLTKRIEKREEAIQGQARDVQVNGNLSYMDAILSADSFSDAITRVQAMSTIIGANNDLVQQQRADQQAVEAKKAENDEKSKQIEENQIALEAQKGDIIKSQLDLEILQTGLAAERATAEDQKASLVQQKAEAEAQRALVAQQEQAAKVAAEQALAAAVAAPAVAENQTQATEDTTNSTNNETPTNTGNNGGNETPAPTPNPEPTPAPTPDPTPTPTPDPTPTPTPTPEPTPTPEPTPAPPATGGSAVSIAAAQVGKSYVWGAKGPNSFDCSGLVYYAYMTSQGRNVGGYTVAQEGAGTRISVSEAQAGDLYFWGSPGASWHVAIATGGGGFIHAANPSDGVCYGNTGSYMPSFAVRM; encoded by the coding sequence GTGAAGAAAAGTGTAATACCGATGCTAATGCTAAGCACATTAGTACTTTCAACAATTGGACCTTCTACAACTGTATTCGCGGATGATGTTGATTCGAATATTCAACAACAGGACCAAAAAATTAGTGGGTTGAAATCACAGGAAGCAACTGTTCAAACACAGATCGCTTCTTTACAAAATGAAATTGCAGCAATTGCTGTACAATCAGATGAGCTACAAGGACAGCAAACTGAATTGAGAGAGCAAACAGCGACTCTTGAAACAGAAATTGCTGATTTAACAAAACGTATCGAAAAACGTGAAGAGGCTATTCAAGGTCAAGCACGCGACGTTCAAGTAAATGGGAACCTAAGCTACATGGATGCGATTTTATCCGCTGATTCATTCTCAGATGCAATTACACGTGTTCAAGCCATGTCAACAATCATCGGTGCGAACAATGATTTGGTTCAACAACAAAGAGCAGATCAACAGGCTGTAGAAGCGAAAAAAGCTGAAAATGATGAAAAATCAAAACAAATTGAAGAAAATCAAATTGCTTTGGAAGCTCAAAAGGGCGATATTATCAAATCACAGCTTGACTTAGAAATTCTACAAACGGGTCTTGCGGCTGAACGTGCAACTGCTGAAGATCAAAAAGCATCATTGGTTCAGCAAAAAGCAGAAGCAGAAGCGCAACGAGCTTTAGTGGCACAACAAGAACAAGCGGCTAAAGTAGCAGCAGAGCAAGCTCTTGCAGCAGCAGTTGCAGCACCAGCTGTGGCTGAAAATCAAACACAAGCAACAGAAGATACGACTAATTCAACAAATAATGAAACACCAACAAATACAGGTAATAATGGTGGAAACGAAACACCTGCACCAACGCCTAACCCAGAACCAACGCCGGCGCCAACGCCAGATCCGACACCTACACCAACTCCGGATCCGACGCCAACACCGACACCAACTCCAGAGCCAACACCAACTCCGGAGCCAACACCAGCACCACCTGCAACTGGTGGGTCAGCTGTTTCTATAGCAGCGGCACAGGTTGGTAAATCATATGTTTGGGGTGCAAAAGGTCCGAATAGCTTTGACTGTTCAGGATTGGTTTACTACGCATATATGACTTCTCAAGGTCGTAATGTGGGTGGCTATACTGTTGCTCAAGAAGGTGCGGGAACTCGTATTTCTGTATCTGAGGCACAGGCGGGAGACTTATACTTCTGGGGTTCACCGGGAGCTTCTTGGCACGTAGCAATTGCTACTGGCGGAGGCGGCTTCATTCATGCTGCTAATCCAAGCGATGGCGTATGTTACGGTAACACTGGTTCATACATGCCAAGCTTTGCTGTACGTATGTAA